A stretch of DNA from Montipora foliosa isolate CH-2021 chromosome 4, ASM3666993v2, whole genome shotgun sequence:
AAATACCACTAAAGATGTTAGAATACGTGCTCCAATATCATGACTTAACTAGCGAACGTAACCACATATATAACCGCAACGCTTTTGAGTAGTTTAATCATGTGTTATCTATACGTTAGTAGAAAACCGCTCAGGAAATCGCCGTAGTTTGTATAATGGTATTTTGCCAAATACGTGAACTTGATTGAAACTGTATATAGATCACCCGTCTTTATTTGAACATATAAAAGAAAGCATTATATTCAATAAAAATCAGTTGTTACTCCTACTTGTGTGCGATGCGTATGTCCTTATTGTGAACATGACGACATCAGTAAACCTAACAGGTTATGGGCACAGGAGAACATTCGTGTTTGACGGAGATGAAAGCAAGTACGAGCTATGGAAGGTGAAATTTCTTGGTTACATGCGCCTCCAGAAGCTGTACGACGTGGTTATCCCGAAAGAAGGTGAAACGTCAGCCCCCAACGCAGAAAAAAGGGCTAGTGCGTTCGCTGAATTGGTCCAGTGTTTGGACGACAGAAGTCCAACAATGACGGTAGAGAAGCACTTAAGGTTCTGAGAGAGCACTACCAAGGGAAAGGAAAGCCCCGTATCATTGCCCTGTACACTGAGCTTACTTCGCTTCACATGGGTAAGGGCGAAAGAACCACAGATTATATCATTAGGGCGGAGACAGCTGCAACTTCTCTTAAAGCAGCTGGCGAGGTTATAAGCGACGGCCTGTTGGTCGCTATGACGCTCAAAGGCTTTCCCACCAACTACAAGACGTTCGGTACTGTGGTCATGCAAAGAGAAACGCAAATTACATTTTCCGATTTCAAGGTAGCTCTCCGTAACCACGAGGAGAACGAACGGTGCTGCAGTAAAGACAATGGTGAAAATGCAGATGGCGTTATGGCTGCAACGAACGGCGCCCACAAGCCAAACAAGTTCGTGGGAAAGTGCTTCAAATGTGGACGAAAAGGGCACAAAAGTGTGGATTGTTTTTCAAACAAAGTCGTAGACAAGTGGTGCCAGAGATGCAGAAATAACTCCCACAATACCAAGGATTGCCGAAAAGGGAACTATGACTCAGCAAGAGTCGCACTGCAACGTAGAGAACAAAAATTGAACAATGACTCTAGTAATCATAGTTTTATCTTTACCATTAAGGATGAGGAAAGTAGAGGTGAGATAACTCCAAATTTACTTTTAGATACTGGTGCTGCAAGTCATATAATTAATGATAAGTCTAAGTTTGTAGATTTTGATAGCAAATTTGACCCTAGCACTCATTTCATTGAGTTAGCGGATGGGAGTAGGGCAAATGTGGTTTTAGGAAAGGGAAACGCAAAAGTTAAGCTTTTTGACGGAGACGGTATTTTCCAGGATGTGGTCTTAAACAACGCCCTTTACATCCCATCGTAcaaccaaaatattttttctgtcCCCGCAGCCATCGATAAAGGAGCTAGCATAACTCTAGATAaggatttcaaaactttcaagGCACCAAATGGCACATCGTTTGATATACAACAACGCGGTCGTTTGTTCTATTTGAATAGTGTTTCTTCCCAAAATAACGCCACCACACTAATGGAGTGGCATAGAATTATGGGGCACTGCAATTTCAATGATTTATGAAAACTCCAAAATGTTGTTGAGGATATGAAAATTGTTGATGATCAACAGTACGAGTGCGCTATCTGCGCGCAAGGAAAAATGTGCCAGTCCCGGAACCGCAAACCGGACGAGAAAGCAAAAGAACCTTTAGAATTTGTTCATTGCGATTTGGCTGGCCCAATCGATCCGGTAGCTAAGGATGGCTACAAGTACGCGGTCTCATTCGTAGACGATTACACTGGTATAAACATAGTGTGTTTTCTCAAGCAGAGAAGTGATACTTTGGAAGCAACAGAAAAGTTTTTGTCTGACACCGCACCATTCGGAAAAATCAAACGCCTTCGGAGCGACAACGGATTGGAATTCACGAGCAAAGATTTCAAATCTTTGCTGCgcaaaaatgcaataaaacacGAAATGAGCGCTCCGTATTCCCCGCACCAAAATGGCACGGTGGAAAGGGCTTGGCGAAGTCTATTTGACATGGCGCGTTGTTTACTGCTCGAGGCAAATTTGCCCAAACAACTCTGGCCATACGCGGTATTAGCTTCGGCGTACATCAGAAATCGATGTTATAATTCCAGATTTGGTAAGACACCTAAGGCGCTAACAGGGAAGAGACCGAACATTGGCAACATGCACGTTTTTGGTTCTACATGTTTCGCTTACGTGCAAAACGCGAAGAAATTAGACGCGCGAAGCAAAAAGGGAGTTTTTGTGGGTTATGACAGGGAAAGCCCTGCATACCTAGTTTATTACCCCGAAGAAAACAAGGTCGAAAGGGTACGATGCGTAAAATTCTTTGAGCAAAGATTTTACCCATCAGAAATGGGAGAAGGGGAACCGTTTAAGCCCACCCCAGAACAAGGAGTTGTGACGGTAGAAAATACTGAACAAGGTGACTAAACGGAACAGGACGGAAACGCTACTGAAAATATCGACAGCGAGCATGAGCGGGGAAATTCAAGGTACCCCACTACGGTACGTGACATGCCCAAACATTTGGACGAGTATGTTGTAGAGAAAGACATGGATGACAATGTTAACTATACTGTAGACTACTGCTACAGAGTTACGAACATACCGTCTACGTACAATGAGGCTGTGAACTCGCAAGAGGCGAGAAAATGGCAAAAGGCCATGGGAGAAGAGGTAGCAGCCCTAATTGACAACGACACATACGATCTAGTAACACCACCAGAAGGTAGACAAATAGTGGGGGGGAAATGGGTCTTTGCAGTAAAAACCGGACCAAATGGCGAAGAATCGCTCAAAGCACGTTACGTCGCAAAGGGTTACTCACAAATTGCAGAAATTGATTACCAGGAGACCTTTGCACCAACAGCTCGCATGAGTTCAGTTCGGATGCTTATGCAACGTGCAGTCcaaattaaaataacatgaTCACTCATCAAATGGATGTGAAAACGGCTTACCTAAATGCGCCAATAGATTGTGACATTTACATGGAACAACCAGAAGGTTTTGAGAAAGTAGGCAAAAACGGCGAGAAATTAGTGTGCAAATTAAAGAAGTCACCTTATGGTCTCAAACAAAGTGGGAGAAATTGgaacaacatgttgcatacctTTTTGTGCAATGAAAAATTTTCACAGTCACATGCTGATCCGTGTGTTTACATAAGAAATTCCGACACCGAAGGCTGCGTCATCTTAATTGTTTGGGTCGACCATATCATCATATCGACGACCAGTTCAAAATTGTTGGATAGCGTAAAAGAGTCTCTCTGTCGAAAATTCAAAATGAAAGATCTTGGCGAATTATCATGGTTTTTGGGAAACCAATTTAAATGTAATGAGACTACCACTGAAATGAGTCAAAGTCAATACATTGACAAagttttgtccaaatttgagATGAGCGATTGTATGCCAAAATCAACTCCATGCGCCGTTGGGGTAGAGAAAGAGTGCGATTACAATTCACGGGAATTAGGTGACCCTAGGTTGTATCGAGCAATTGTTGGAAGCCTGATTTATGTAATGACATGTACAAGACCAGATTTGTGCTATATTGTCACTAAGCTTTCACAGAACATGGCCAAACCTACTGAGGCAGATCTTAACCGGGCCAAGTATGCACTAAGATATTTAAAAGGCACACGGGAACAATGCCTCAAATTCGAGAAATCGGAGTCACCATTAAGGTTAACGGGATTTTGTGACTCTGACTGGGGAGCATCTGTAAAAGATAGACGTAGTATAACTGGGTATAATTTTCAATTGTCTCAAGACGGCCCTCTGATATCTTGGAAAAGTCGTAAACAGCAAACGGTAGCTTTATCTACTTGTGAAGCGGAATACATTTCGCTAGCTTGTGCTGTACAAGAAGCAAAGTTTCTTAGGCAACTGTGTAACGACATGACTATTGTAACAAGTGATGTGTTAGTCAATGTAGACAATCAGGGAACGATTAACTTAGCTAAGAACCCAGTTAATCATCAGAGATGAAAGCATATTGACATCAAGTACCATTTTATAAGATCGGAAATACAAGCAGGAACTATCAAGTTAGATTATATTCCCACGGAAGATAATGTAGCTGACATTTTTACAAAGCCCGCTACTAAAGCTAAACTAGAAAAGTTCAAAAATTTTATTATGGGGAAATAGTTCTTTCTGTGTTCATGATTTTTGGAGCAAGTGGGGGTGTTAGAATACGTGCTTCAATATCATGACTTAACTAGCCAACGTAACCACATATATAACCGCAACGCTTTTAGTAGTTTAATCATGTGTTGTGTATACGTTAGTAGAAAACCGCTCAGGAAATCACCGTAGTTTGTATAATGGTACGGTATTTTGCCAAATACGTGAACTTGATTGAAACTGTATATAGATCACCCGCCTTTATTTGAGCATATAAAAGAAAGCGTTATATTCAATAAAAATCAGTTGTTACTCCTACTTGTGTGCGATGCGTATGTCCTTATTGTGAACATGACGCGTACGACATCAGTAAACCTAACAaaagatctcctttccaagcggcgactcgagattgaaataagctttcgttttatttcatctttgtttctgataccgttagcacaaagtcaacaaatttcctctttcgatttcgtagaaacaaacatgcTCGAttgttttcgtcggattgcggTATCAAGTGCAGGACTTGCGCATGACGTCAtccctttttggcgcgagacgcaaatgaaaaccttgcaagcgagacaagtcgacctctcgcgacttcgtcgctctcTCATctaaatcacgattcgctcgccaaaacattttctcctgggattatcgtgaggtcgacttgtggcaagtctaaaaTCAACCCGGTATATTATGCAATTCAGTTGATTCATATTAAAGTGGCGTGGTGAAGTGGCGTGGCGTTCACGCTTGCTTGATTTCTAGACTTAGGAGGCAGTGACAGAGCCTCTTTCAGTTTTGTACAGACTTTTCGATTCTGAGCGTCGGAAACGGAAACCAAAAGTTAGGAGTTGTCTTGCTATACTTGACCTCACCAATTAAAGCTTCCTTTAGCATGCAAGAATGTTAAAAAGCACTTATGATAAGAAAAGCGAaaataatacccaaggaaa
This window harbors:
- the LOC138000994 gene encoding uncharacterized protein, which codes for MPKHLDEYVVEKDMDDNVNYTVDYCYRVTNIPSTYNEAVNSQEARKWQKAMGEEVAALIDNDTYDLVTPPEGRQIVGGKWVFAVKTGPNGEESLKARYVAKGYSQIAEIDYQETFAPTARMSSVRMLMQRAVQIKIT